A single genomic interval of Stieleria maiorica harbors:
- the thiC gene encoding phosphomethylpyrimidine synthase ThiC, protein MSKTQILAAQAGEITPEMEFCAKREDLAVELIRDEVAAGRMVIPANKVHAAGALEPMCIGVAAKCKINANIGNSAVTSNAGEELEKLHTAVHFGADTVMDLSTGKDIDNIRRQIIEKSPVPIGTVPIYQMLEELGGNIEDMNAQHFLDMVEHQAKQGVDYMTIHCGVKLEHLHLSINRVTGIVSRGGSLIAKWMMAHNKQNPLYDAFDDLCDIMRQYDVTWSLGDGLRPGSIADASDDAQFAELEVLGELTKRGKKNGTQVMVEGPGHIPMHQIQMNMEKQAELCEGAPFYVLGPLVTDIAPGYDHITSAIGAAMAGWHGAAMLCYVTPKEHLGLPNEEDVKQGVIAYKISAHAADVARGRKGAQDRDDALSKARFEFDWNEQFRLSLDPETARRYHDETLPQDTFKSAHFCSMCGPKYCSMKITEDIRKMAKDKQLVGLPVAE, encoded by the coding sequence ATGAGCAAAACGCAGATTTTGGCGGCGCAGGCAGGTGAAATCACTCCGGAGATGGAGTTTTGCGCAAAACGCGAAGATCTGGCGGTCGAATTGATTCGCGACGAAGTGGCGGCCGGTCGCATGGTGATTCCGGCCAACAAGGTCCACGCCGCGGGCGCTCTGGAGCCGATGTGCATCGGGGTGGCGGCTAAGTGCAAGATCAACGCCAACATCGGCAACAGTGCCGTGACCAGCAACGCCGGCGAAGAACTGGAAAAGCTGCACACGGCGGTTCACTTCGGCGCCGACACGGTGATGGATTTGTCGACCGGGAAGGACATCGACAACATCCGCCGTCAAATCATCGAAAAAAGCCCGGTGCCGATCGGGACGGTGCCGATCTACCAGATGCTGGAAGAGCTCGGCGGCAACATCGAGGACATGAATGCCCAGCACTTTTTGGACATGGTCGAGCACCAGGCCAAGCAAGGCGTCGACTACATGACGATTCATTGCGGGGTGAAATTGGAGCACCTGCACCTGAGCATCAACCGGGTGACCGGCATCGTTAGCCGTGGCGGTTCACTGATCGCCAAATGGATGATGGCTCACAACAAACAGAACCCTCTTTACGACGCATTTGATGACCTGTGCGACATCATGCGGCAGTACGACGTGACGTGGTCGCTGGGCGATGGATTGCGGCCCGGGTCGATCGCCGACGCGTCGGACGACGCCCAGTTCGCCGAGTTGGAAGTGTTGGGCGAGTTGACCAAACGCGGCAAAAAGAACGGCACGCAAGTGATGGTCGAAGGACCGGGACATATCCCGATGCATCAAATTCAGATGAACATGGAAAAGCAGGCAGAGCTCTGCGAGGGGGCTCCGTTCTATGTCCTGGGGCCGTTGGTGACCGACATCGCGCCCGGGTACGACCACATCACCAGTGCGATCGGTGCGGCGATGGCCGGTTGGCACGGAGCGGCGATGCTGTGCTACGTCACGCCCAAAGAACACCTGGGGTTGCCCAACGAAGAAGACGTCAAGCAGGGAGTGATCGCCTACAAGATTTCCGCCCATGCGGCCGATGTCGCTCGGGGACGCAAGGGCGCTCAAGACCGCGACGACGCGCTCAGCAAGGCACGGTTTGAATTTGATTGGAACGAACAGTTTCGGCTTTCGCTTGATCCCGAAACCGCCCGCCGTTACCACGACGAAACGCTTCCTCAAGACACCTTCAAGAGCGCCCACTTCTGCAGCATGTGCGGTCCCAAGTACTGTTCGATGAAGATCACCGAGGACATCCGCAAGATGGCCAAGGACAAGCAACTGGTCGGGCTGCCGGTCGCCGAGTGA
- a CDS encoding YkgJ family cysteine cluster protein: MSGLPVVDCDGCGVCCMHMGFPAFNLTLEQLADVEHIDLASLADAASADLARWIAMPAGLREGVLEQMANHVAPKNGALDGPCTWLDLQTKRCRHHQHRPQVCRDFPVGGVGCLQWRAAYADANLS; this comes from the coding sequence GTGAGTGGTTTGCCGGTTGTCGATTGCGACGGTTGCGGCGTCTGCTGCATGCACATGGGTTTTCCGGCGTTCAATTTGACGCTGGAACAGTTGGCCGATGTGGAGCACATCGATCTGGCGTCCCTCGCGGACGCGGCGTCGGCCGATCTGGCGCGATGGATCGCCATGCCGGCGGGCTTGCGCGAGGGAGTCTTGGAGCAGATGGCGAACCACGTCGCGCCGAAAAATGGGGCGTTGGATGGTCCATGCACGTGGTTGGATCTACAGACGAAGCGCTGTCGCCATCACCAACACCGACCACAGGTCTGTCGCGATTTTCCTGTCGGAGGCGTGGGTTGCCTGCAGTGGCGGGCGGCGTATGCCGACGCGAATCTTTCATAG
- a CDS encoding MFS transporter: MKASSPKLFNAGFLGLMVAQFFGAMNDNLLKVILAFAVVRGVWEGRLGDGGEGIVSICFTLPFLLLSGFAGQIADRYSKRTVTLGVKIAEIPIALVAGLGFYFENLYLTLLALIALTCQSSFFGPAKYGMIPELVSDRHLSRANGSINMMTNIAVILGTVIAGSASVRYHGAEGVPRVAWLPGALFVATAVLGFVASLMITRLQPGDRDLQIDYNPFAIYIETIRKMGQTRLLTVMMAWGYFYLLAGLALSTLFRYPEVLGVGDDEASVLMGVLGVAIGLGCAVAGFISGDKIEPRLTTIGAAGLVVFFFLLAAVPPWMPDARPMVRVALSNVAFFIFCAGFFAGFYIIPLQALLQKLSPDDERGQFLGTANAVSFAFMTVAGLLYWAAMPAFTDRPQSMFYVSSALMLAGALFFLWKLRGTGILIGTKPSEQPAG, translated from the coding sequence GTGAAAGCATCCTCTCCCAAGTTGTTCAATGCCGGATTCCTGGGCCTGATGGTGGCTCAGTTCTTCGGGGCCATGAACGACAACTTGCTGAAAGTGATCCTGGCCTTCGCCGTCGTTCGAGGAGTTTGGGAAGGCCGGCTCGGCGACGGAGGCGAAGGCATCGTCAGCATATGCTTCACCTTGCCGTTTCTTCTGCTTTCGGGATTCGCCGGCCAAATCGCCGACCGCTATTCCAAACGCACAGTGACGCTGGGGGTCAAGATCGCCGAGATCCCGATCGCGCTCGTCGCTGGCCTGGGGTTCTATTTCGAAAACCTGTACCTGACGCTCCTGGCGCTGATCGCCCTGACGTGCCAAAGCTCGTTCTTTGGCCCGGCAAAGTACGGCATGATTCCCGAACTTGTCAGCGACCGGCATCTCAGCCGTGCCAACGGATCGATCAACATGATGACCAACATCGCCGTGATCCTGGGCACGGTGATCGCCGGATCGGCAAGCGTTCGTTATCACGGCGCCGAGGGCGTGCCCCGAGTCGCCTGGCTTCCGGGCGCGCTGTTTGTCGCCACCGCGGTCCTCGGGTTCGTCGCCAGTTTGATGATCACTCGTCTGCAACCGGGCGATCGTGACCTGCAGATCGATTACAACCCGTTTGCGATCTACATCGAAACGATCCGCAAGATGGGCCAAACGCGATTGCTGACGGTGATGATGGCCTGGGGCTACTTCTATCTGCTGGCCGGCCTGGCCCTGTCGACCCTGTTTCGTTACCCCGAGGTGCTCGGCGTGGGGGACGACGAAGCCAGCGTGCTGATGGGCGTGCTGGGGGTTGCGATCGGCCTGGGTTGTGCCGTTGCCGGTTTCATCTCGGGCGACAAAATCGAACCGCGACTGACGACGATCGGCGCCGCGGGTCTGGTCGTTTTTTTCTTTCTACTGGCCGCGGTTCCACCGTGGATGCCCGACGCCCGGCCGATGGTCCGCGTCGCGCTCAGCAACGTCGCGTTCTTCATCTTCTGTGCCGGCTTCTTTGCCGGGTTTTACATCATCCCGCTCCAAGCACTGTTGCAGAAACTGTCGCCCGATGACGAACGCGGCCAATTCCTCGGCACCGCCAACGCCGTCTCCTTCGCCTTCATGACCGTCGCGGGGCTGTTGTACTGGGCCGCCATGCCCGCGTTTACCGATCGCCCGCAAAGCATGTTCTACGTCTCCAGCGCGCTGATGCTCGCCGGCGCGCTGTTCTTCCTCTGGAAACTGCGTGGCACCGGAATCCTGATCGGCACCAAACCGAGCGAACAGCCGGCCGGGTAG
- a CDS encoding DUF1559 domain-containing protein, translated as MRRDSTRAGFTLVELLVVIAIIGILVGLLLPAVQAAREAARRMSCSNNFKQIGLALHNYHSAYQRLPMNYGGTTPVAPLVDGPGGVMNWWENNNFGNHEQLSMLVPLTPYMEQQALWESISQPFPITTPVAFTFPPMGPTPNPGNAADPARNSYDPWWTDIPALRCPSDPGMGRPAMGRSNYGPQCGDNRSLTFGVKYPDLTINNQLEDQNGKVNRGFFLPREFTRFRDVLDGLSNTIAMGEIVTDLSDGDKRTTPAVTLSSSIATNPNYCEENFIDPEDPQFWLDPDGVLSGNFPGDQPRPTAFSEGRGFRWCNARPIYTEVNCILPPNKGLCTNSFPENEAIAPPGSRHPGGCHVLMGDGAVVFITDSVESGNVNAPQPAPGVESPYGLWGALGTRSGKEVISESLNQ; from the coding sequence ATGCGACGTGATTCGACACGTGCCGGCTTTACGCTGGTCGAACTGTTGGTGGTGATCGCCATCATCGGCATCCTTGTCGGACTGCTGCTGCCCGCCGTCCAGGCGGCACGTGAAGCGGCGCGACGAATGAGTTGCAGCAACAACTTCAAGCAAATCGGGCTGGCGCTGCACAACTACCACTCCGCCTACCAACGCTTGCCGATGAATTACGGCGGGACGACCCCGGTCGCGCCGCTGGTCGACGGTCCCGGCGGGGTGATGAATTGGTGGGAAAACAACAATTTCGGCAACCACGAACAGCTCAGCATGCTGGTCCCGCTGACGCCCTACATGGAGCAGCAAGCGCTTTGGGAATCGATCAGCCAACCGTTCCCGATCACCACGCCGGTCGCATTCACGTTTCCACCGATGGGGCCGACCCCCAATCCCGGCAATGCCGCCGATCCGGCCCGCAACAGCTATGACCCGTGGTGGACCGACATCCCCGCGCTGCGTTGCCCCAGCGACCCCGGCATGGGCCGTCCCGCGATGGGACGTTCCAACTACGGTCCGCAGTGTGGGGACAATCGCAGCTTGACATTCGGCGTCAAATACCCCGACCTGACCATCAACAACCAACTGGAAGACCAAAACGGCAAAGTGAACCGCGGATTCTTCCTGCCGCGTGAATTCACACGTTTTCGCGACGTGCTGGACGGCCTTTCCAACACCATCGCGATGGGCGAGATCGTCACCGACCTGAGCGATGGGGACAAACGCACCACGCCCGCGGTCACCCTCTCCAGCTCCATCGCCACCAACCCAAACTACTGCGAAGAAAACTTCATCGATCCCGAAGACCCGCAGTTTTGGCTCGATCCGGACGGTGTTCTTTCGGGGAATTTCCCCGGCGACCAACCTCGGCCGACCGCGTTTTCCGAAGGTCGAGGGTTCCGCTGGTGCAACGCCCGCCCGATCTACACCGAAGTCAATTGCATCCTGCCGCCCAACAAGGGACTGTGCACCAACTCGTTCCCGGAAAACGAAGCGATCGCGCCTCCGGGTAGCCGGCATCCCGGCGGCTGCCACGTCCTGATGGGCGACGGCGCCGTCGTCTTCATCACCGACTCGGTCGAATCCGGCAACGTCAACGCCCCCCAACCCGCCCCTGGCGTCGAAAGCCCCTACGGCCTGTGGGGCGCCCTCGGCACCCGTTCAGGCAAGGAAGTCATCAGTGAATCGCTGAACCAGTGA
- a CDS encoding DUF3784 domain-containing protein, with translation MTRSVPLLLCLVIAGFAVAGCGSSPTVDKPTGADATASGYDAMSDAEKAEYEKEMAKQMGQ, from the coding sequence ATGACGCGTTCAGTGCCCCTTCTGCTTTGCTTGGTGATCGCTGGTTTCGCGGTCGCAGGGTGCGGTAGCTCGCCAACGGTCGACAAGCCCACCGGTGCGGACGCGACGGCTTCGGGATACGACGCCATGTCGGACGCCGAAAAGGCGGAGTACGAGAAAGAAATGGCGAAGCAAATGGGCCAATAG
- the dapB gene encoding 4-hydroxy-tetrahydrodipicolinate reductase: protein MSTPLKIAVHGAAGRMGRRVVALASEDSALELVAAMENDQHPLLGQDAGDLAGVDTLDIALSSKWPNDADVVIDFSLPEAIDRCIEKCVLHETALVVATTGMTDAQVERLNEASESIPIVWAPSMSLAVNLSMKLAQQITEKLLDVPGGLDIEIIERHHRYKADAPSGTALKFGDLIAEKLGDDTKHVHGREGHTGQRTRNEIGYHAVRVGDNPGEHTIVFGMLGERIELNVAASSRDCYAAGALAAAKWLSDKPEGMYDMFDVLEM, encoded by the coding sequence ATGTCCACTCCACTGAAAATTGCCGTCCACGGAGCGGCCGGTCGCATGGGTCGCCGAGTCGTCGCGCTGGCATCGGAAGACAGCGCGCTGGAACTGGTCGCGGCGATGGAAAACGACCAACACCCGCTGCTCGGCCAGGACGCCGGCGACTTGGCGGGCGTCGACACACTGGACATCGCCCTGTCGTCCAAGTGGCCCAATGACGCCGACGTCGTGATTGATTTTTCGTTGCCCGAGGCAATCGATCGCTGCATCGAAAAATGTGTGCTCCACGAAACGGCGCTCGTTGTGGCCACCACGGGAATGACCGATGCGCAAGTCGAGCGGCTTAACGAAGCATCCGAAAGCATTCCGATCGTCTGGGCCCCCAGCATGTCACTGGCGGTCAACCTGTCGATGAAACTTGCCCAACAGATCACCGAAAAACTGCTGGACGTTCCGGGCGGACTGGACATCGAAATCATCGAACGGCACCACCGATACAAGGCGGATGCGCCCAGCGGAACGGCGCTGAAATTCGGTGACCTGATTGCCGAAAAACTCGGCGACGACACCAAACACGTCCATGGCCGCGAAGGTCACACCGGCCAGCGAACCCGCAATGAAATCGGTTACCACGCCGTCCGCGTCGGTGATAATCCCGGCGAACACACGATCGTCTTCGGCATGCTGGGTGAACGGATCGAATTGAACGTCGCCGCCAGCAGCCGCGATTGCTACGCCGCCGGTGCCCTGGCCGCCGCCAAATGGCTGAGCGATAAACCCGAAGGCATGTACGACATGTTCGACGTGCTGGAAATGTGA
- a CDS encoding signal peptidase II has product MNQAEPTIDDSETAPVAVTSRAPASLVGRFWVFLGIALVGGWLDLWSKAAVFRWRGLPAQSDIWWVWEPYFGIETAVNIGAVFGVGAGRGSFFAAMSVVAAIGIVIWLFWFRAAESRWLTVALGMVGGGIIGNLYDRLGLWWQPGYPEQWQSGVRDWILWRINEQWTWPNFNIADSLLVVGAGMLLYQSFFPGQFIESAGNDGEPQEHETTNTA; this is encoded by the coding sequence ATGAATCAGGCGGAACCGACAATCGACGACTCCGAAACCGCACCCGTCGCCGTGACGTCTCGGGCGCCGGCGTCGCTGGTGGGCCGATTTTGGGTTTTTCTGGGGATCGCCTTGGTCGGCGGATGGCTGGATTTGTGGAGTAAAGCGGCGGTGTTTCGCTGGCGCGGGCTGCCGGCCCAAAGCGACATCTGGTGGGTGTGGGAGCCCTATTTCGGGATCGAGACGGCCGTCAACATCGGCGCGGTGTTTGGGGTCGGGGCGGGCCGCGGCAGCTTTTTCGCCGCCATGAGTGTCGTCGCCGCGATCGGCATCGTGATCTGGTTGTTTTGGTTTCGGGCGGCCGAATCCCGGTGGCTGACCGTCGCGCTGGGGATGGTCGGCGGCGGGATCATCGGCAACCTTTACGATCGGCTGGGATTGTGGTGGCAACCCGGCTACCCCGAACAGTGGCAGAGTGGCGTGCGCGACTGGATCCTGTGGCGGATCAACGAACAGTGGACCTGGCCCAATTTTAATATTGCCGATTCGTTGTTGGTGGTCGGCGCGGGGATGTTGCTGTACCAGAGTTTCTTTCCGGGGCAGTTCATCGAGTCAGCGGGGAACGACGGGGAACCGCAAGAGCACGAGACGACAAATACCGCATGA
- the hisN gene encoding histidinol-phosphatase — MDSTTLKGPADWSALESGRLSAMISIARAAGEHTLTYFGSGDLHVDAKSDDSPVTIADREAEQLVRRQIAESFPEDTVQGEEFAEKAGRSDYRWVVDPIDGTKSFVCGVPLYSTLLALEKDGQPIGGVIFIPALGEIVVAALGQGCWHQRRQTDGSLAEWTRARVSERSELSQAVFVTSQVDSFDARDRAETYKQVERACWITRTWGDGYGYLMVATGRADVMVDPICNAWDVAAILPVMVESGGRFTDWKGVATVRGGDGVGTNGVLHDAVCRILGCD; from the coding sequence ATGGACTCAACGACATTGAAGGGACCCGCCGACTGGTCGGCGCTGGAATCGGGGCGGCTTTCGGCCATGATTTCCATCGCCAGAGCGGCTGGTGAGCACACGCTCACATATTTCGGTTCGGGGGATTTGCACGTCGATGCGAAAAGCGATGATTCGCCGGTGACGATCGCCGATCGGGAAGCGGAGCAGCTCGTCCGCCGGCAAATCGCCGAGTCCTTTCCCGAGGACACGGTCCAAGGCGAGGAGTTCGCCGAGAAAGCCGGCCGGTCCGATTACCGTTGGGTGGTCGATCCGATCGACGGGACGAAGTCGTTTGTGTGCGGCGTGCCGCTGTATTCGACGTTGTTGGCGCTGGAGAAAGACGGCCAACCGATCGGCGGCGTGATCTTCATTCCCGCACTCGGCGAAATCGTGGTCGCGGCGCTGGGGCAGGGGTGTTGGCACCAGCGACGACAGACCGATGGATCGCTGGCCGAATGGACCCGGGCCCGTGTCTCCGAGCGGAGTGAGCTTTCGCAGGCCGTGTTCGTGACCAGCCAAGTCGACTCGTTTGATGCCCGCGACCGCGCCGAGACGTACAAGCAGGTCGAGCGCGCGTGCTGGATCACTCGCACCTGGGGCGACGGCTACGGTTACCTGATGGTCGCGACCGGGCGGGCCGACGTGATGGTCGATCCGATCTGTAACGCCTGGGATGTCGCCGCGATCCTGCCCGTGATGGTCGAATCGGGCGGCCGTTTTACTGATTGGAAGGGCGTTGCAACCGTTCGGGGCGGCGACGGCGTGGGTACCAATGGGGTGCTTCACGATGCCGTTTGTCGGATCTTGGGTTGCGATTGA
- a CDS encoding helix-turn-helix domain-containing protein: MSYLSLEEAASKLGISTDRLVELRSQGQVRGFRDGSSWKFPETEIDRLADELADGAGSGILVDESGMGSGSVIGGDSPGEGDGSDLGIGSEATGEGSDVNLVTGSKEDGSDVELVASDSGKLGDDLEQDSLFESDENALQEIDSAELKLNDPALMDDSIDSIDIAIDPKEGSTGPVAKAEINAEAEKISISDVDVADDASSDEEFAFSGSLDEDDSDDLLLGEDSDSLDLDSLSEDELQVKAAGASSLELMNELDSPDSGEKMKSSGADVLSELDLLGAEQSGSGSGLISGDSENLLTSSGLGSGLGSSVINEMDDALDEDDDLVIADDDADLMLDSVSDISVAGDSGINLMSPSDSGLSLESEPLDLAGSSLSALDLGAELTDGSGISGSSGKNAGGSGSGSDEEFQLSPSGVGLDADLESSSQVIEVEDSEMVGDAVDFQDDFGDDAGFADGGFGDAEAVAVDAFDEAPVAEGGLGEDPMAGEAIEMDDVDESPAVGAAVAGVGYEVPFSLMQCLSLMFIILTLSLGGMLMSDLVRNMWAYNDISAPVSALTDSLIGLMGWDS, encoded by the coding sequence ATGTCTTATCTGTCACTTGAAGAAGCTGCTTCGAAACTTGGCATCAGCACCGATCGCCTGGTCGAACTTCGCAGCCAAGGCCAAGTCCGTGGTTTTCGTGACGGTTCCAGTTGGAAATTCCCCGAGACGGAGATCGACCGTTTGGCCGACGAGCTGGCCGACGGCGCCGGGTCGGGGATCCTGGTCGACGAATCGGGGATGGGATCGGGCAGCGTGATCGGGGGCGATTCACCGGGCGAGGGTGACGGCAGCGATCTGGGGATCGGCAGCGAAGCGACCGGCGAGGGCAGCGACGTGAACCTGGTCACGGGATCGAAAGAGGATGGCAGCGACGTCGAACTGGTCGCTTCGGATAGTGGCAAGCTGGGCGACGATCTGGAGCAGGATTCGCTGTTTGAGAGTGACGAAAACGCGCTGCAAGAAATCGACTCGGCCGAATTGAAACTCAATGACCCGGCGTTGATGGACGACAGCATCGATTCGATCGACATCGCCATCGATCCCAAAGAGGGCAGCACCGGACCGGTCGCGAAGGCGGAGATCAATGCCGAGGCGGAAAAAATCTCGATCAGCGACGTGGATGTCGCCGACGATGCCAGCTCGGACGAAGAGTTCGCGTTTTCCGGATCGCTGGACGAAGACGACAGCGACGATCTGCTGTTGGGCGAAGATAGCGACAGTTTGGATCTGGATTCGCTGTCCGAGGATGAGCTGCAGGTCAAAGCGGCCGGGGCGAGCAGTTTGGAACTGATGAACGAACTCGATTCGCCGGATTCGGGCGAGAAGATGAAATCGTCCGGTGCGGATGTCTTGAGCGAGTTGGATCTGCTCGGTGCCGAGCAATCCGGCAGCGGCAGCGGGCTGATTTCGGGCGACAGCGAAAACCTGCTGACCTCCTCCGGGCTGGGCAGCGGGCTCGGGTCCAGCGTGATCAATGAAATGGATGACGCCCTGGACGAAGATGACGACCTGGTGATCGCAGACGACGACGCCGATTTGATGTTGGACAGTGTCAGCGACATCTCGGTTGCCGGGGACAGCGGGATCAATCTGATGAGCCCCAGCGACAGCGGGTTGTCGCTCGAAAGCGAACCGTTGGATTTGGCCGGCAGCAGTTTGTCGGCGCTGGACTTGGGGGCCGAACTGACCGACGGCAGCGGGATTTCAGGGTCCAGCGGCAAGAATGCCGGCGGCAGCGGTTCGGGATCGGACGAGGAATTCCAACTCTCGCCGTCCGGCGTCGGGCTGGATGCCGATCTGGAAAGCAGCTCGCAGGTCATCGAAGTCGAAGATTCCGAAATGGTCGGCGACGCCGTCGATTTCCAAGATGATTTTGGTGACGACGCGGGGTTTGCCGACGGCGGATTTGGTGACGCCGAAGCGGTCGCCGTCGACGCCTTCGACGAAGCACCGGTGGCAGAAGGCGGGCTCGGCGAGGACCCCATGGCTGGGGAGGCGATCGAGATGGACGACGTCGACGAATCGCCCGCGGTCGGCGCGGCCGTCGCCGGGGTGGGCTACGAAGTCCCCTTCTCGTTGATGCAGTGTCTGTCGCTGATGTTCATCATCCTGACGCTCTCTTTGGGCGGCATGTTGATGTCCGATCTGGTCCGAAACATGTGGGCGTACAACGATATCTCCGCGCCGGTGAGTGCCCTGACGGATTCGCTGATTGGCTTGATGGGCTGGGATTCCTGA